A window of Otariodibacter oris genomic DNA:
ATTAGAGAACTGCTCTACTTTATTGTCACTCTCATCCAATGCAAACCAAACAACACGTTCATTTTTAGCTCTTAAGCGTTCAACCCATTGTAATGCTAAGATCGTTTTTCCGTAACCTGCTGGAGCGGTAATCAACGTTAATGGATAAGACTTTGCTTGTTCTAATGATCGCAATAATACCGTACGCTCAATATTTTGAGCATTTAATTTATGCATAGCCTGTGATTCGCTTGAAATCAATTTAGTCGGAATAAGCTTTGTGACCATAGAATTTTCTCCTAATCCATTTGGAGTTAGATTCTATCAAATTTTGAAATAAAATAGGAAAAATTAAGCAAATTAATGAATCAAAGAGCAAAAAATAATAATTAATAAATAAAAAACTCTCTATATTTCTTGATTTTATTAAATAATTCTCGTATAGAAAGTGAAATAGGTCACATTTTTTTGATTTATCATTATCATTTGTTATTAAATTTGTTAAGTTTTGTTTAGGAGGAAATAATATGTCTATCAATTCTCTTGTATCCGATCTTAAAAAAGTTGTAGGTGATAAATACGTCATCACCGATCCAACTAAAAATGAAATGTATCGAACGGGTTTCCGTTTTGGTACAGGAAAAGCTCTTGCTGTGGTTAGACCAAATACATTATTAGAATATTGGCAAACGCTAAAATTATGTGTGGCAGCGGATGTCATTATTATTTCTCAAGCAGCTAATACGGGAATTACTGGAGGCTCTACACCATTCGGTGATGATTATGATAGAGATATTGTCATCATCAACACAATGCGAATTAAAGGGATTCAGACTATTCGTAATGCAGAACAAGTTGTTTGCTTAGCTGGCTCAAGATTGAATGAATTAGAAGATTTATTAAAACAATACAATCGTGAACCTCACTCTGTATTAGGCTCTTCTTGTATTGGAGCATCAATAATCGGTGGGGTTTGTAATAACTCTGGAGGATCTTTAATTCAACGTGGTCCAGCCTATACAGAAATGGCATTGTATGCTCAGTTAGATGAAAATGGTGAATTAAAACTTGTCAATAAACTCGGTATTGAATTAGGTAATACACCAGAAGAGATCCTAACTAATTTACAACAACAAAATTATCAACCAATGGATGTTCAACTCAATTGTGGACACGGTCATGATCATGATTACTGTAACCACGTCAGAGAAATAGATGCAGATACTCCAGCTCGATTCAACGCTGATCCTCATCGCCATTTTGATGTATCAGGTTCAGCGGGTAAATTAGGGGTTTTTGCAGTGCGTTTAGATACTTTCCCAGCAGAAAGTGAAACTGCAACCTTTTACATTGGTACCAATAACACCCATGCATTTACTGAAATACGCCGTCATATTTTGGCTAATTTCCAAAACTTACCAATATTAGGTGAATATATTCATAGAGAAGCTTTTGATATTGCAGAAGTTTATGGAAAAGATACCTACTGGGTCATCAAAAATCTTGGTACACAATATTTACCAAAATTATTTTCACTTAAAGCAAAAGTTGATCGCATTGCAAAGAAGGTACCATTCCTACCTGAATATTTTAGTGATAAAACAATGCAAGTGCTTTCTCACTTAATTCCACAGCACTTACCTGCAAAATTTAAAGAATATCGTGATGAATTTGAACACCATCTCATTTTAAAAATGGGGGGTCGTCGTGGTATAGAAGAAGCAAGACAATTCTTAAGAGAGTTTTTCAAAGATACCAATAATGGTAAATATTTCGAATGTTCACCCAAAGAAGCAGAAGCAGCAATGCTACACCGTTTTGCTATCGGGGCTGCGGAAGTAAGATACCGTGCAGTCCATACAAAAGAAGTGGAAGAAATTGTGGCACTTGATGTTGCATTACCACGTAATGAATTGGATTGGTTCCAAAAATTACCAGATAATATTACCGATAAATTAGTCCATAAAATTTATTGTGCGCACTTCCTATGCCATGTATTCCACCAAGATTACCTCATCAAGAAAGGCTATAATTGGGAAGAAGTTGAACATGAGATGCTAAAAATACTGGATCAACGTGGAGCAAAATATCCTGCGGAACATAATGTAGGTCATTTGTATGAAGCAGCTCCTGAATTAAAATCCTTTTATAAACAGCTTGACCCAACCAATAGCTTTAACGTGGGGATTGGACATACTTCTAAGAAAAAATATTGGCAATAAGCTGATTAATGTCTATAAAAAATGGTTGCAAATCGTTGCAACCATTTTTCATTTTAGCTAATAAAACAAACTTATTACCAAGCTGAATTAATTAAAACTTCTTCGCCATAACCACCATTTACTTTTTGTGGGTTAGTCGAGTTATAAGCACGTTGTACACGAATACCACGAATACCTAATTCTCTCGCCGCTAAGATATCATCATCTGAATCACCATAATGTAAAGCGACATCATGTTTTTTCATATAGAATGCTTTATCATATTTATATGGTTCTACTGGAGTATCTGCTGTATATTCGACGAATACTTCATTCGGTAAGCCAAAGAAACGCTGCAAGGTTTTTGATAATTTATTTGAGGTATAATTTTCCTGTTTAGAATGCTTTGTTCTACCTGTAATAAAGAAGATATGATCGCCTCTTTTTAAGTGCATATTAATTAAGTCTTGAGCTGATTTTTTAGGGATTGAATGTTCATCTCCCATTTCTGCAACATAATCCCAATAATCCTGATTAAATAAATAACTGATTGGGCCTCTTGGATCATTTGGAATTTGGAAATAATCCATCCCATATCTAAAATAACCACTAGAGTGTAATAATGTATCATCAACATCAAAACTGACATTAATTGGTCCTTGCCCTTCTAAACTTTTTTCAATATCTTCTACAGAAACAAAATGGACTGCCACTTGTGTTTCATCTGTACTTTTAAAGCCTTGATGGGTGTAAGGCACTTTTGGACCAGCCGCTAAAGCAGCCGTTGATAATGCACTAAGAACTAATAACAATTTAACTTTTTTCATAAGTCATTCCTCTTTATTGTGTGGAACATTCGTGAATTGGGCGTACGATTCTAGCTGAAAGTCATTGAAAATAAAACAAGAATTCATTATTTTCCAGCCCACACCACCATCACTTTGTCATTTCCCTCTTCTCGAGAAAATGCCAAATACTTCTTCGTTTCTAATATAGTCTGTTTCCCTTTACCTACCGCAATATGATTTTGACGGAATTTTGCCAATTTCGTCCAATGTGTAATCAAGGATTGGGTTTCTGGATTATTTTCAATCTCAGACCAATTCATATCAGAGCGTGTGCCTTGAAGTGGATCTGATCCTGTTGCGCCAAATTTACGCCCACTTTCATCCCCGTAATAAATTTGTACCGCACCGGGAGCTAACAATAATAAACTTCCTGCCACTTTCTGTTTTTCAATATCGTTTTCACTGTCACTATTGAAAAATAAACGGGTATCGTGGGAAGAGATATAACTCAATACATTCAAATCAGCTATTTTTTCGCTCATCGTTTGATAGGTTGGCACAATTTTACCAAAGCAAGATAAAGCCTCTTTAGCTGGATCTTGAAAGCTAAAGTTAATCATTGAGTCAAAGCCATTTTTAAAATAATCACTTTGATACACGCCATGTCCCCAAGCTTCACCCGTCATCCAAAAATCATCATTAAAATGATCTGGGTGTGTAGCTTTCCATTCATTCAATGCAGCTTGTGCAGATTGTTTTAATTCTAACCAAGTACTTTGTTCTACATGTTTTGCCGTATCAACACGGAAACCATCAAGACCATATTTTTTTACCCAATCGGACAACCAACTGATCAAATATTCTCTTACTTTAGTATCTTCTTTTGAAACTGCCTTAGTGTCGGGTTTATTTGCAAAAAATTCGGGTAAAGTGACCGCTTGATCAGATTCTGTTTTGATATCAGGCAATGCCGATAATGACATTTTTAGATCATCAAATTTTGGACTATCGTAATCGCCAATATCCGATCTAGCCCAAGCTTTACCCCACCACTTGCTCCAACCATCTTGATCGGAAAAATTAATAAAATCATTAAAAGAGTGCCAGTTTTGCCCTTTCTTCGGTGTCCAATCTGTCCAATGTTCACCTAATATGGAATCCATCTCATCTGGTTTTAAACGAAGGCGACCAAATCCAAATTCCTGCATATCAGCTAAAGTGGCATACCCTGTATGATTCATTACGATATCAAATAAAACTCTAATTCCCCTTTGGTGAGCTTGTTCGATAAAGGTTTTAAGATCGTCCTCTGTACCCATATTGGCATCAACTTTTGTCCAATCTAAATGATAATAGCCGTGATAAGCATAGTGCGGAAAATCACCCCGATCACCGCCACCAACCCAACCGTGAATTTGCTCTAAAGGTGAGCTTATCCAAATAGCATCCACACCTAATTGTTGTAAGTAATCTAATTTTTCCGTTAATCCTTTTAGGTCACCACCATGGAAAGTGCCAATTTCTTCCATGCCATCTTTATGACGGCCATAACTGTTATCATTGCTTGGATCACCATTATAGAATCGGTCAGTTAAAGCAAAATAAACTGTCGCATTTTTCCAATCGAATACCGCTGATTTATCAGTTTGAGTATCCGACTCCAACAGCAATAATCCATTTGCCTCTGAGGAAGGGAGCAAATTGATTTTTCCATCTTTTACCACTGCACTCTGCCCTGAATAAGCATCTCGAACAGTTTCCCCATCTTTGAACACTTTAGAAACATCTATCTCTACACTTTTATGATCCCATACGGGACAAACTGCACCGAAATCATCATTACTTTTCATTGCTTCAACGGATAAAGTCAGCGAAGGAACACCATCACTTGTGATTATTTGTGCAACATATTGTCCATCTCTAAATAAACGCGTTGAGGGTGAAGGATCAGTACAAGCCACCAAAGCCATTGCTTGATTTAATTTCATGGCTGATTCTGGCTGGAAACAATTATCGCCATCAAAAAATTGAAAAGGGTAAGTCCCCTTCTTCAAAAATGTACTGGCTCTAATCACACTTTTATCGACGGGTTGAAATTCAGAAAAATAATCACTCTTCCATGCACTAGCCTTAAGAGAGATAATCGAAAATAAAGAAAGGAAAAGAAAAGTAGGTTTCATTTTGTCCCCCGAATAGCACCTATTCATATTCAGTTCACAAAGTTAGAAATAAGCGGAACTCAGTCCGCTTAATAGATGAAATATCTTGAACGTCTATTTCTGTATAGAAATATTTTTAATGAAGATCTTACGAGGCTCTTCCAAACCTAATCTTTCAGCTTCATTAACCAAGTTCATTGCCTTGTTTACATCATTATTTTTTAATGCATCCAACACCGCTTGATTGAAATAAGCCTCTGTACTTTGCTCTACTGGTTTTGGTTTAGCGACTGGTTGTGGTTGTACAGTAGGCTGTGCAACAGACTGTACTGCTGATGTACTCACATTAGCTTGCGATGCAGTACCAACAACCTGAGGCGCTGGCTCTGATTTTTTCATTTCGAATAATGGTCCGCCCAGTCCGATAAATTGAGTAGATTGTGCGCCATCAACTTCAATATCCAATTTTCCTTGAAGTGTATGCTGAACGGTTAAATCTGGAATTGATGGTGGTTGATTACCTTGTGCTTTAGCTAATAACTTAGCAGGATGAGTAACAGTTGATGTCCCTTGTAAATCTTGATCCGTTGTATAAACGACTAAATAAACAAAATCTTGATTAGGAGTTGGAGTTAAATTTAATTCAGTTTGATATTGTGCTGCAGCTAATCCTCTTTCTTGTTGAAATTGGAATTGTGAAGCAGGATATTCTACAGAAGGATTAAAATTAGCATCCAACACTAAAACATTCGGCACAAAAACCGTTTTGTTTTGAATTACAGGGCTACTAATTCTAATTTTCAAAGCTCCTTGGTTAGCCGGCAATTTATAGGCGGCAACCACATTCGCGGATTGAAATTTATGACTATCTGATAAAACCATTGATCTTTGGTCTGATAAATTCATATCAACCCATGAAATCCCTTGAATATCAGCTCTAGATAAATTTAAGGTATTCGCAAATGCTGATGACATCAACAATAGACTTGATAAAAGTGCGACTTTAAGTTTCATCTATATTCCTTAGTTAAATGTAAAAGCGATCAGTATTACAAAACATTACCGTAATCTGACCGCTTGTTATTAGTATTTATGTAAGTTGGAAGGTATTCTTACCACCATGCTTCCATTTGGATACCACCAATAAACTCACCATCTTTGGCTTTATAACCGTTATCAGTACGGATTTGAGTGTTGAATTTATCATTCCAGCGTGCATAGGTACCAAATACACGGATTGCAGGACGAGCCCAAATACTGTTACCTGCTTGCCATTGTTGTGCAATAGTGTATTTCATCAGATCATTTTTCTTACCAGATGCTTGATCTTTAATATGGTCATAACCTACTTCAAGTAAGGTACTCATTGTCTCAGTCCATTTATACATTGGACGAATACCCGCTGAATACCAAGTTTTACCTTGTTTATTTTTAAGATCTGTTTTTTCATAAATTAACGCATACATCACTTCAATTCTATCCATTGGCGCAACTACACCTTGATTAATAACACGAATCATATCACCACGGTTGCTTTCAAGTGATCCTTGAGCATGACCATTATTCCACGAAGTCATAGAATCTTTTGCGTATTGTACTGCTAATTTATTGAAACCGCCGAAGAAATTACCTTGAGTATATTCAGCAGTGAACATATAACCATCTTTGGTTGCTTTATCATCTAATCTTGCATTATCTTTAGTATGAGCACGACCATAATCAAAACCTAATTCCAAAGAACCATCTGTCCATAATGGAATTTCAGCTAAGCGGATATCAAAAATATCGTTATAAACATCTTTGTTCTTATCACGACTATTTATATATTTTTTT
This region includes:
- the aphA gene encoding acid phosphatase AphA, which translates into the protein MKKVKLLLVLSALSTAALAAGPKVPYTHQGFKSTDETQVAVHFVSVEDIEKSLEGQGPINVSFDVDDTLLHSSGYFRYGMDYFQIPNDPRGPISYLFNQDYWDYVAEMGDEHSIPKKSAQDLINMHLKRGDHIFFITGRTKHSKQENYTSNKLSKTLQRFFGLPNEVFVEYTADTPVEPYKYDKAFYMKKHDVALHYGDSDDDILAARELGIRGIRVQRAYNSTNPQKVNGGYGEEVLINSAW
- a CDS encoding alpha-amylase, with amino-acid sequence MKPTFLFLSLFSIISLKASAWKSDYFSEFQPVDKSVIRASTFLKKGTYPFQFFDGDNCFQPESAMKLNQAMALVACTDPSPSTRLFRDGQYVAQIITSDGVPSLTLSVEAMKSNDDFGAVCPVWDHKSVEIDVSKVFKDGETVRDAYSGQSAVVKDGKINLLPSSEANGLLLLESDTQTDKSAVFDWKNATVYFALTDRFYNGDPSNDNSYGRHKDGMEEIGTFHGGDLKGLTEKLDYLQQLGVDAIWISSPLEQIHGWVGGGDRGDFPHYAYHGYYHLDWTKVDANMGTEDDLKTFIEQAHQRGIRVLFDIVMNHTGYATLADMQEFGFGRLRLKPDEMDSILGEHWTDWTPKKGQNWHSFNDFINFSDQDGWSKWWGKAWARSDIGDYDSPKFDDLKMSLSALPDIKTESDQAVTLPEFFANKPDTKAVSKEDTKVREYLISWLSDWVKKYGLDGFRVDTAKHVEQSTWLELKQSAQAALNEWKATHPDHFNDDFWMTGEAWGHGVYQSDYFKNGFDSMINFSFQDPAKEALSCFGKIVPTYQTMSEKIADLNVLSYISSHDTRLFFNSDSENDIEKQKVAGSLLLLAPGAVQIYYGDESGRKFGATGSDPLQGTRSDMNWSEIENNPETQSLITHWTKLAKFRQNHIAVGKGKQTILETKKYLAFSREEGNDKVMVVWAGK
- the dld gene encoding D-lactate dehydrogenase, yielding MSINSLVSDLKKVVGDKYVITDPTKNEMYRTGFRFGTGKALAVVRPNTLLEYWQTLKLCVAADVIIISQAANTGITGGSTPFGDDYDRDIVIINTMRIKGIQTIRNAEQVVCLAGSRLNELEDLLKQYNREPHSVLGSSCIGASIIGGVCNNSGGSLIQRGPAYTEMALYAQLDENGELKLVNKLGIELGNTPEEILTNLQQQNYQPMDVQLNCGHGHDHDYCNHVREIDADTPARFNADPHRHFDVSGSAGKLGVFAVRLDTFPAESETATFYIGTNNTHAFTEIRRHILANFQNLPILGEYIHREAFDIAEVYGKDTYWVIKNLGTQYLPKLFSLKAKVDRIAKKVPFLPEYFSDKTMQVLSHLIPQHLPAKFKEYRDEFEHHLILKMGGRRGIEEARQFLREFFKDTNNGKYFECSPKEAEAAMLHRFAIGAAEVRYRAVHTKEVEEIVALDVALPRNELDWFQKLPDNITDKLVHKIYCAHFLCHVFHQDYLIKKGYNWEEVEHEMLKILDQRGAKYPAEHNVGHLYEAAPELKSFYKQLDPTNSFNVGIGHTSKKKYWQ
- a CDS encoding maltoporin produces the protein MNINKTLLAAFVSSAVLSTSALAVDFHGYARSGIGWTSGGGEQAAFTVNGGGSKYRLGNEAETYAELKLGQELFKSGEKSIYLDTNVAYAIQQQNDWESTNPALREMNVQFKNFMDALPGATLWAGKRFYQRHDVHMNDFYYWDISGPGAGVEHINLGEKIGKLSLAVTRDTEQGGAYTSYYDYAQKKYINSRDKNKDVYNDIFDIRLAEIPLWTDGSLELGFDYGRAHTKDNARLDDKATKDGYMFTAEYTQGNFFGGFNKLAVQYAKDSMTSWNNGHAQGSLESNRGDMIRVINQGVVAPMDRIEVMYALIYEKTDLKNKQGKTWYSAGIRPMYKWTETMSTLLEVGYDHIKDQASGKKNDLMKYTIAQQWQAGNSIWARPAIRVFGTYARWNDKFNTQIRTDNGYKAKDGEFIGGIQMEAWW
- a CDS encoding MalM family protein, which encodes MKLKVALLSSLLLMSSAFANTLNLSRADIQGISWVDMNLSDQRSMVLSDSHKFQSANVVAAYKLPANQGALKIRISSPVIQNKTVFVPNVLVLDANFNPSVEYPASQFQFQQERGLAAAQYQTELNLTPTPNQDFVYLVVYTTDQDLQGTSTVTHPAKLLAKAQGNQPPSIPDLTVQHTLQGKLDIEVDGAQSTQFIGLGGPLFEMKKSEPAPQVVGTASQANVSTSAVQSVAQPTVQPQPVAKPKPVEQSTEAYFNQAVLDALKNNDVNKAMNLVNEAERLGLEEPRKIFIKNISIQK